Proteins encoded together in one Bradyrhizobium sp. CB82 window:
- a CDS encoding dienelactone hydrolase family protein encodes MGHDIKLTASDNFQLGAYRADPTGAPKGAVVVIQEIFGVNHHIRSVCDRLAREGYVALAPSIFDRTAPNFQSGYSPDEIAEARKFVANPDWAAMLRDTQAAIDAVTTVGPVGIIGFCLGGSIAYVAAARLAGLSAAIGYYGGAVVRFADEKPKVPTQLHFGEKDAGIPLTDVETIKSKRPEVEVFIYPGAQHGFHCDERASYDKASADVAWPRSMAFFAAHLT; translated from the coding sequence GTGGGACACGACATTAAACTGACGGCCTCCGACAATTTCCAGCTCGGCGCCTATCGCGCCGATCCCACTGGGGCGCCGAAGGGCGCGGTGGTGGTGATCCAGGAGATCTTCGGGGTCAACCATCATATCCGCTCGGTCTGCGACCGGCTCGCCAGGGAAGGCTATGTCGCGCTCGCGCCATCGATCTTCGATCGCACCGCGCCAAACTTCCAGTCGGGCTATTCCCCCGACGAGATCGCCGAGGCGCGCAAATTCGTCGCCAACCCCGACTGGGCGGCGATGCTCCGCGATACGCAGGCCGCGATCGATGCGGTGACGACCGTCGGCCCGGTCGGCATCATCGGCTTCTGTCTGGGCGGCAGCATCGCCTATGTCGCGGCTGCGCGGCTCGCCGGTCTCTCGGCCGCGATCGGCTATTATGGCGGCGCCGTCGTGCGCTTCGCCGATGAGAAGCCGAAGGTGCCGACGCAACTGCATTTCGGCGAAAAGGACGCCGGCATTCCCTTAACCGACGTCGAGACCATCAAGAGCAAGCGCCCGGAGGTCGAGGTGTTCATCTATCCCGGCGCCCAGCACGGCTTCCATTGCGACGAGCGCGCGAGCTACGACAAGGCCAGCGCCGACGTCGCCTGGCCGCGCAGCATGGCGTTCTTCGCGGCGCATTTGACGTGA
- a CDS encoding tripartite tricarboxylate transporter substrate binding protein has product MITRRTALGLLAASPLATAPLPKAFAADYPARPVKWVVGYPPGGATDILARLIGQRLSEKFGQQFVIENKPGAGNNIGTESVVNAEPDGYTLLLVNPANYINASLYANLKFNFVRDIAPVASFQRVPNVMTVNKDVPAKNVAEFIEYVKANPGKVNMASSGNGTSVHLSGEMFMAMTGCKMQHVPYRGAAPAITDMLGGQVQVIFDNMPSIIQHIRSGSLRALGVTTADRSSQLPDVQAIAETVPNYEASALFGMGAPKHTPKEIIAKLNGEINAIMKEPDMTKRLVELGGEPLVQTPDGFGDMIRAETDKWKKVVEFAGLKVE; this is encoded by the coding sequence ATGATCACACGCCGCACTGCGCTCGGCCTGCTCGCCGCCAGTCCGCTTGCAACCGCGCCGCTGCCTAAGGCCTTTGCGGCGGATTATCCGGCCAGGCCGGTGAAATGGGTCGTCGGCTATCCGCCGGGAGGCGCCACCGACATCCTGGCGCGGCTGATCGGCCAGCGGTTGTCGGAAAAGTTCGGCCAGCAATTCGTGATCGAAAACAAGCCCGGTGCCGGCAACAACATCGGGACCGAATCTGTCGTCAATGCCGAGCCAGACGGCTACACGCTGCTGCTGGTCAACCCGGCCAACTACATCAACGCGTCGCTCTACGCCAATCTCAAGTTCAACTTCGTGCGTGACATCGCGCCGGTTGCCTCGTTCCAGCGCGTGCCGAACGTGATGACCGTCAACAAGGACGTGCCGGCAAAGAACGTCGCCGAGTTCATCGAATACGTGAAGGCCAATCCCGGCAAGGTGAACATGGCCTCCTCGGGCAACGGAACCTCGGTGCATCTGTCCGGCGAGATGTTCATGGCGATGACCGGTTGCAAGATGCAGCACGTGCCTTATCGGGGTGCTGCGCCCGCGATTACGGACATGCTCGGCGGCCAGGTGCAGGTGATCTTCGACAACATGCCATCGATCATCCAGCACATCCGCTCCGGCTCGCTTCGGGCGCTCGGCGTCACCACGGCCGATCGCTCCTCGCAACTGCCCGACGTGCAGGCGATCGCGGAAACCGTTCCGAACTACGAGGCGAGCGCGCTGTTCGGCATGGGCGCGCCGAAGCACACTCCGAAGGAGATCATCGCCAAGCTCAACGGCGAGATCAACGCGATCATGAAGGAGCCCGACATGACCAAGCGCCTGGTCGAGCTCGGCGGCGAGCCGCTCGTACAGACGCCGGATGGGTTCGGCGACATGATCAGGGCCGAAACCGACAAGTGGAAGAAGGTCGTCGAGTTCGCCGGCCTGAAGGTCGAGTAG
- the msrA gene encoding peptide-methionine (S)-S-oxide reductase MsrA, whose product MLFMRKTTALPSAAEALPGRAQPLPTATTHFVNGATLKPPYPAGLEQAVFGLGCFWGAERKFWELGEGVYVTAVGYAGGHTPNPTYEEVCSGRTGHTEVVLVVYDPKKISYERLLKAFWENHNPTQGMRQGNDVGTQYRSAIYTFGDAQKKAADESRALYQKALAAKGLGAITTEIAAAGEFYFAEDYHQQYLAKNPAGYCGLGGTGVSCPIGVGVSA is encoded by the coding sequence ATGCTGTTCATGCGCAAGACCACTGCACTCCCGAGCGCAGCCGAGGCGCTGCCGGGCCGTGCGCAGCCCTTACCGACCGCCACCACCCATTTCGTCAACGGCGCGACGCTCAAGCCGCCTTACCCTGCAGGTCTCGAGCAGGCCGTCTTCGGGCTCGGCTGCTTCTGGGGCGCCGAACGCAAATTCTGGGAGCTCGGCGAGGGCGTCTACGTCACCGCGGTCGGCTATGCCGGCGGCCATACGCCCAATCCCACCTATGAAGAGGTCTGCTCGGGCCGCACCGGCCACACCGAGGTGGTGCTGGTCGTGTACGATCCGAAGAAGATCTCTTACGAGCGGCTGTTGAAGGCGTTCTGGGAGAACCACAATCCGACGCAAGGCATGCGCCAGGGCAATGACGTCGGCACGCAATATCGAAGCGCGATCTACACGTTTGGCGATGCGCAGAAGAAGGCGGCCGACGAGTCCAGGGCGCTCTATCAGAAGGCGCTCGCCGCCAAGGGCCTCGGTGCCATCACCACCGAGATCGCGGCCGCCGGCGAGTTCTATTTCGCCGAGGACTACCACCAGCAATATCTCGCCAAGAATCCGGCCGGCTATTGCGGCCTCGGCGGCACCGGCGTGTCCTGTCCGATCGGCGTGGGTGTGAGCGCGTGA
- a CDS encoding helix-turn-helix domain-containing protein: MPLHQGGPSQHETPDAPPSQGSASFAEVERATYEAALARAGGNVSAAARALKISRAQLDHRLRRLGLRS, from the coding sequence GTGCCTCTTCACCAGGGCGGGCCGTCGCAGCACGAGACGCCTGACGCGCCGCCATCCCAAGGCAGTGCATCGTTTGCGGAGGTCGAGCGTGCCACCTATGAGGCGGCACTGGCGCGCGCCGGCGGCAATGTTTCGGCCGCCGCGCGTGCGCTGAAGATCAGCCGGGCCCAGCTCGACCACCGGCTGCGAAGGCTGGGCCTGCGCAGCTAA
- a CDS encoding SRPBCC domain-containing protein: MAINQAATRADERPSLTLTRRLRAKPERVYAAWTQAEQLAQWFGPPNMKPATVQAELDVRSGGRYRISFTRDDGEYFEAGGIYREVVPNERLVFSWAWHSTPERESLVTISFKPDNGGTLMIFHHAQFFDETARDNHQRGWSSFFDKLEAFVA, from the coding sequence ATGGCCATCAACCAGGCAGCCACCCGCGCCGACGAGCGGCCGAGCCTCACCCTCACGCGCCGGCTCCGCGCGAAGCCGGAAAGGGTCTACGCCGCGTGGACGCAGGCCGAGCAGCTAGCGCAGTGGTTCGGTCCGCCGAACATGAAGCCCGCGACGGTGCAGGCCGAACTCGACGTCCGTAGCGGCGGCCGTTACCGGATCAGCTTCACCCGCGACGACGGCGAGTATTTCGAAGCCGGCGGGATCTACCGCGAAGTCGTGCCGAATGAGCGGCTGGTGTTCTCCTGGGCCTGGCACTCGACGCCGGAACGCGAGTCGCTCGTCACCATCTCGTTCAAGCCCGACAACGGCGGCACGCTGATGATCTTCCATCATGCCCAGTTCTTCGACGAAACCGCACGCGACAACCATCAGCGCGGCTGGAGCTCTTTCTTCGACAAGCTCGAGGCCTTCGTCGCCTGA
- a CDS encoding metalloregulator ArsR/SmtB family transcription factor yields MVKYQDNTLDRTFAALSDPTRRALLARLGEEDSLSVSELAAPFSISLPAIMKHLEVLSDAGLIVREKNGRTVACRLTAQPMEQAMNWLNRYARFWSDNLDRLAAFVEEDPWPSTRQPPAPTSGRASPSRAGSARSRKGSTPRGRRPSS; encoded by the coding sequence ATGGTTAAGTATCAGGACAACACGCTGGACCGAACCTTTGCGGCGCTGTCCGATCCGACGCGGCGTGCGCTGCTGGCACGGCTCGGCGAGGAGGACAGCCTGTCGGTGAGCGAGCTGGCTGCGCCGTTTTCGATCTCGCTGCCCGCGATCATGAAGCATCTCGAGGTGTTGTCGGATGCCGGCCTGATCGTGCGGGAGAAGAACGGGCGGACCGTCGCCTGCCGACTCACCGCGCAGCCGATGGAGCAGGCGATGAACTGGCTCAATCGCTACGCGCGCTTCTGGTCCGACAATCTCGATCGCCTTGCAGCTTTTGTGGAGGAAGACCCATGGCCATCAACCAGGCAGCCACCCGCGCCGACGAGCGGCCGAGCCTCACCCTCACGCGCCGGCTCCGCGCGAAGCCGGAAAGGGTCTACGCCGCGTGGACGCAGGCCGAGCAGCTAG
- a CDS encoding HD domain-containing phosphohydrolase yields MTASTKPAAKRRLLLASDRSDQSIELADILQSVGEVTTVSTQEIPEQPARDVSGIVVDINLRASESVQRVRNKLRGDAYRSMPRLFVLADALHHGTMQAWALGATDTISRPLQPEAILQRIRAAFPDTTTYDASDRGKTLNRGVEAAHAVLAKMFEKLPLGMPLTLDDVVAAESKILKAIKHSSLREWLTTVGCHHVGSYRHCLFVTGFAVAFAQHLGMREDDQRRLTRAALLHDVGKAFVPTQLLDKPGKLSDEEMDEVRQHPRRGYEALAAQGGFPPEMLDVVLHHHEFLDGTGYPNKLSSNQISDIVRLTTIVDIYAALVEKRAYRMPFTHSRAFAMLESMSGKLDQQLVQAFRPVALGSF; encoded by the coding sequence ATGACCGCCTCAACCAAACCCGCCGCCAAACGCAGGCTCCTGCTGGCCTCCGACCGCAGCGACCAGAGCATCGAGCTTGCCGACATCCTGCAGTCGGTCGGAGAGGTCACGACGGTCTCGACCCAGGAAATCCCCGAGCAGCCGGCGCGCGATGTCTCCGGCATCGTCGTCGATATCAACCTGCGCGCGTCCGAGAGCGTGCAGCGGGTGCGCAACAAGCTGCGGGGTGATGCCTATCGTTCGATGCCGCGGCTGTTCGTGCTGGCGGATGCGCTTCACCACGGCACCATGCAGGCTTGGGCGCTGGGCGCCACCGATACGATCTCGCGGCCGCTGCAGCCCGAGGCCATTTTGCAGCGTATCCGCGCCGCGTTTCCGGACACCACCACCTACGACGCCTCTGATCGCGGCAAGACGTTGAACCGCGGCGTCGAGGCGGCACATGCGGTGCTGGCGAAGATGTTCGAGAAGCTGCCGCTCGGCATGCCCCTGACGCTCGACGACGTGGTCGCGGCCGAGAGCAAGATTCTCAAGGCGATCAAGCATTCCTCGCTGCGCGAGTGGCTCACCACCGTCGGCTGCCACCATGTCGGCAGCTACCGGCATTGTCTGTTCGTCACCGGCTTTGCAGTCGCCTTCGCGCAGCATCTCGGCATGCGCGAGGACGACCAGCGCCGCCTGACCCGCGCCGCTCTGCTGCACGATGTCGGCAAGGCCTTCGTGCCAACACAGCTTCTGGACAAGCCCGGCAAGCTCTCCGACGAGGAGATGGATGAGGTCCGCCAGCATCCGCGCCGCGGCTACGAGGCGCTCGCGGCGCAAGGCGGCTTCCCGCCGGAGATGCTTGACGTGGTGCTGCATCACCACGAATTTCTCGATGGCACCGGCTATCCGAACAAGCTCTCCTCGAACCAGATCAGCGACATCGTCCGCCTGACAACCATCGTCGACATCTATGCCGCGCTGGTCGAGAAGCGTGCCTATCGCATGCCCTTTACCCATTCCCGCGCATTTGCGATGCTCGAGAGCATGAGCGGCAAGCTTGACCAGCAGCTCGTGCAGGCCTTCCGCCCGGTCGCACTCGGATCGTTCTGA
- a CDS encoding DUF899 domain-containing protein, translating to MQQHQIVSRQEWIAARKVHLAHEKEFSQARERLAQERRRLPWVKLDKTYVFDGPAGKVTFADLFRGRPQLVVQHVMFAPDWEAACKSCSFWADGFERMVPHLAARDTTMVAISLAPVAKLEAFKKRMGWTFDWVSSGGNDFNRDFGVTFTREEIDKGEPKYNFGTTPFYGPELPGISVFFRDESGAVFHTYSCYARGLDMMNAAYQYLDLTPLGRHEEGLPYPMDWVRLRDQYQPDATKAGCCHN from the coding sequence ATGCAGCAACATCAGATCGTTTCCCGCCAAGAGTGGATCGCGGCGCGCAAGGTGCATTTGGCGCACGAGAAGGAATTCAGTCAGGCGCGCGAGCGCCTCGCGCAGGAGCGTCGCCGGCTGCCCTGGGTCAAGCTCGACAAGACCTATGTGTTCGACGGACCGGCCGGGAAGGTTACGTTCGCCGATCTATTCAGGGGACGTCCGCAGCTCGTCGTTCAGCACGTGATGTTCGCGCCCGACTGGGAGGCGGCTTGCAAGAGCTGCTCGTTCTGGGCCGACGGTTTTGAGCGCATGGTGCCGCATCTGGCCGCGCGCGACACCACCATGGTCGCGATCTCGCTCGCACCGGTCGCAAAGCTCGAGGCGTTCAAGAAACGCATGGGCTGGACGTTCGATTGGGTCTCCTCGGGCGGCAATGACTTCAACCGTGACTTTGGCGTGACGTTCACGCGCGAGGAGATCGACAAGGGCGAGCCGAAATACAATTTCGGCACCACGCCGTTCTACGGTCCCGAGCTGCCCGGCATCAGCGTGTTCTTCCGTGACGAGTCGGGGGCCGTCTTCCATACTTACTCGTGCTATGCCCGCGGGCTCGACATGATGAATGCGGCCTACCAGTATCTCGATCTGACCCCGCTCGGCCGTCACGAGGAAGGTCTGCCCTATCCGATGGACTGGGTGCGCCTGCGCGACCAGTACCAGCCCGACGCGACGAAGGCGGGGTGTTGCCATAACTGA
- a CDS encoding polysaccharide biosynthesis/export family protein, translating into MAPVRVARAFRWSILAASAALVLGGCMQTVGPVAVAQPRSDLDYMAYGQPAGPQPVAVVDNSGGGAISALRNSFAAAPGPVAVGYAAPMPAPMAVPVRYDASYHLDAGDKLRVVVYGQEGLTNTYAIDAGGAITMPLVGAVPARGRTTAGLASEIAARLRNGYIREPSVAVEIEAYRPFFILGEVAAPGQYPYVPNMTVESAVAIAGGFSPRAKRDVVTVTRSDAGGAMRAVVPLGTPVGPGDTVYVGERWF; encoded by the coding sequence ATGGCTCCGGTGCGGGTTGCGCGCGCGTTTCGATGGTCGATCTTGGCAGCGTCCGCCGCGCTCGTCCTTGGCGGCTGCATGCAAACCGTCGGTCCCGTTGCGGTCGCACAGCCGCGCAGCGATCTCGATTACATGGCCTATGGCCAGCCCGCCGGGCCGCAGCCGGTCGCCGTCGTCGACAATTCCGGTGGCGGCGCCATCAGCGCGCTCCGCAATTCCTTTGCCGCAGCTCCCGGGCCCGTGGCGGTCGGCTATGCCGCGCCGATGCCTGCGCCCATGGCCGTGCCGGTGCGCTACGATGCGTCCTATCATCTCGATGCCGGCGACAAGCTGCGCGTCGTAGTCTACGGCCAGGAAGGTCTCACCAACACCTACGCGATCGATGCCGGCGGCGCGATCACCATGCCGCTGGTCGGCGCGGTGCCGGCGCGCGGTCGCACCACGGCGGGGCTCGCCTCCGAAATCGCCGCGCGCCTGCGCAACGGCTATATCCGGGAACCGTCGGTGGCGGTCGAGATCGAAGCTTATCGTCCCTTCTTCATTCTGGGCGAAGTCGCCGCGCCCGGCCAATATCCTTACGTGCCGAATATGACCGTCGAGAGCGCGGTCGCGATCGCCGGCGGCTTCTCGCCGCGCGCCAAGCGCGACGTGGTCACGGTGACCCGCAGCGATGCCGGTGGCGCAATGCGTGCCGTGGTGCCGCTCGGCACCCCCGTCGGCCCCGGCGATACGGTCTACGTCGGCGAGCGCTGGTTCTAA